CTCTGCGACACAAAAACCGTATTAGAGAGAAAAAACTTGAAGTCGGAAGAACTACATACAACGGCCGGATCCGCATGACATTGGTACCATGTTGCTTTGTTGGCAATCTATTTATGTGGTCGACGACTGTAGCAAGGAACGACCAATTCTGAAACATTATAATAAAGCACTTAAGGAATGAAGACATAATACTCCACCTTTGCAAAATCTATACATTTACCACAAAACCTACCTGCATAGATATTATATCTGCATGATCAATAATCAAAACCTATCCACATGGAAATTAAAGAAATATTAGTAAGTTCAATAAGGAGATACAGGATACGATTTCAAATATTTGCAACTACAGGCCATCATAGACCAGGTTTAAGAGATAAAACAATAGTAGACTATGTTACTGAAAAATATTGGCATCAATCGTCTGCtatctatataatatatgttctCCACGCAGTGATAAACGAAAATACCTCAATGGAGGACAGATAATCAACATCCCTTTCCTTGTTTTCTTCTGCTTGACCAATTGCCTAGAAAGAGTAAAAAATGATAAAGAGATTGAATCAAGAAGATTTACACTAGTAAGTCATCTTACAATAAGATAGGTAAAGGTACCTACCATATGTAACTTGAGAGGGGAAGCAATAATCATGTCCGAGGAATAGAAGTCACCATACAGTCTAATGCTCTTCCTGGAATCAACAAGAAAATTCAAGTCTCAGGCACCTACCAAATTATTTACAAACAGGAGAACGCACTGCAATGTTAAGGATGATGTAAGGATATACCTTGTATGCTTAATGCCTAACATAAACTCATCATCACTGTTCTTCTCACCAAAAAGGGCTTGCCAATCAGAAGGTTTTGAAGACTTGTGGGTTGTCGACTTTCCATTTTTGGATGTCTTCTCATCATCGTCATCAGATTCGTCTTCACATCCAAACTCAGCATTAAACCGGTCAAGGTGTTCTACATTAACCTGAAATCAATGAACGATATTTGAAGAGAACATAGGCAACTCAAGACATAATCAGCAACCGAGAAAATATTAATGCAGAGCAATCTTAATTTACCCCGTACACCGTACACAAACAAAATAACTCAATTCTTTTTACATCATATGCTGAAAATCAAGCTCGTACGCATCCATGAGATGTCAAGTATCATAGAATAACGCAACATAGTCACATAGCAGGTGTCAGttaaaaacaaagaactaaatttcataatttatgTACCCTTTGAGATTCTGGAGTTAGTTGTATGAGTCTCTTAACAACGCGAAAGGCAATACTCCTCATCGGTAGTAGAATCAATACCTGGATATACAAGAAACGAAAGGCCAACTGTCAAATACGAGCAACaacatatatacacacacaaagCATCTGCAGAAGGAAAAGAGAAGGGGTCACCTTTGGACGAGTAAATCCTTGGTCAAGGAATCCATCATCAGAAAGAATTTCCTCTTCAGACGTCTCTCGATGCTTCGCAATTTTACTTTCATTCTTCTTCACAAGATCTCTCGTTTTAAAAATGTGATTCAGCTGCATCAGACAAACTGACTTCAATAAAACTTGGAGAAATGTTACGTGGAATTAAAAGCAACAGAAACCTCATAAAATAATCTTTAGAAAAATGAAACAAGTATGCACGCACAGAATGCATAAGATAAGCGTCCATGGCACTTGAGTCTTCTTCACGGCCTTTATTGTAAAATGGTCTCTTGTTACAATGCAAAATATCCAGGTAGCTGTTGCCTGGAAAATCAAATACTATAATCAACGACAGAGCCATAAAAACAACAAGAAAGATATACAGtacaaatgaataaaaattagaaaaggtGATTCCCAGAATATAATACGTACAAATGGAGAagaatcttcttcttttagatGAGTCAAAATCCTTCCCACCAGATTTCTGGTATAATTGAAGCCAGTGCTTAAATAACTTCGGCTTGAGGCCATAAGGTGCATCACTCTGAACAGCCTGCAAAATAAGATTTTAGTGCTACTGATAACTCAAAAGTTAGGAAGACGAATACTGCAAACATATCTTTCTGTGAACACATACATCGAGGAAATTATGTCTAGTTCCTTTCCACCTGCAATTTGGCATGTCGATGGCCGGTGCTTCCCATTTAAATTTCCACTTGCCTTCGGGTAAGGTTTTCAATTCTTCACTTGATAATATGTGACTAAGGTGCTCGTTAAATGCactgaaaaaaacaacaaacgtatgaaatttaaaattgcATTGGATTAAAACAGGACACCAAAATCTAAGAAACTTTTAGAGAAACCACAATCTAAAATTAAGTTTACCTAGCAGATGAAGAAGCATCTACTAACGGTTGGCCATTGGTACTCAACTCAAGCTCCTCGTCCGTTTCATAACGGTCAGAATCTTCTTCCTCGCTATGATTATCATTGTTCTCCTTCTCTGTGTTCTCAGTAAGACCTTGATCGTCCCCTTTATTTAACAAGACAAAGAGAAGGATGACTGAGATCAATTTGCCAAAAGATGAGTAAACTACAAGTGAGTTGAAACAATATTCACGTTTACAGGCATAAATGAGAGAAACCAGTAAGCCACCAATAATTTTCAATACAAGGAAGAAAAATCACCTTGAATCTCATCATCTTCTCCGTCTGTAGAGATTTGATCCTCAGACCCACTGTCATCATCATCTCCTTCTGTGTCGCTTTTACCTTCCTCCTCTCTCTGCCTGCGAAAGGATTTCGAAGTCcatattttaaagataaaaacttTAAACGAGTACTACAGTAGAGCGGAACAAGAATGTGGAATGTAATTGCTTCGAACCTCGAAACTAGATATATTCACTTAAACCAAATAGTACCAAATCAACCAAACAGCTTAAGAGTTTGATATAAAGGCACCTTCTTTTGTTCATATCAGCAACGGCTTTGTTAGATGAACCGAGAGACGCCAGCAAATTATCGTAAGTCGTCGGTTTTCTGTAAACAACTGCTTCCGGTTCGTCCTCAAtaggatcttcttcttcttcagatgaaTCTACAAATACAAAATACTCAGAATAGTTGATTTTGAGTTGTTGACATCATATGGAACTACTACTTGCAAGAGCTAAAACATTACCTAGATCATCCTCCTCTGTTGGATGATTGGTAACAGCTTCCTTCTCAACAAGTTTAGCCTTCTTCGTCTCCCGTTTCTTATCGTATTTCTCGTGTGGTCTGTGCCTCTTCGACACTGCTTTGGAGTTTGGAGCCATCTGAGAGTTCTCGCTTTTGCTTCACTGCGTTTGAATCGTCAGATTGATGATTGCCGCCGATATTAGGGTTTCGAGGAGAGGCGGTGAGATATCGAAGAGGACGACGGAGATTTTCGTTGGGGGAAACAACTTTACCTAACGCCGTTTAAAAGCtcttttgggtttagggtttatcgatTTTTATACTAGGagtaaaaaagttaaaacgCTTTTTACTGCTTACTGGTAACTTACTTAGGTGACCGGACCACCCTGACCAGTCCAAATAAATTTAAGGTTTGGAACAAcaaaccaaatatatattttgcttGGTATGTCACACTCACTCGATTGTGTCTTTGGCCCAAAAAGAATTTCACTCTGACACcccgatttacataataaaatgttacgataagtaaatagctctgataccaaaatgtggCACCCGCCACtttcgaaatataataaattgataaaagtggaaataaaataataatacaactcaaataataataattttcatatcataatataaaagtcaatacgATACCAAAAGGCCTAAAAGTCCAACATCGATAACATCCGAAATATAAAATACGACATAAACCGAAAGTCTGAAATAGGaataacataaacgataaaagtccaaaggcctaaaggcccgataaagataaaagcggTAAAAACGATAGAaacccaaaagcccaatagcaccggtccgataatcactcctgctcgtcggtctcacctgaaagggggaagaaggaggggtgagcaacaggggagttgcccagcgaggtatgggatgctaaaccgcaaaccacagactgagttcatagcactactaaaatgtaggcctagctctagcatgaaacaaacacggtgcctattacaccacacataaCAATCAATATTCGGCTAGAGGACTAGCCGTTACAACTCATGCGCTTATAATACATAGCTACTCTCTGCACCACGCAtctcctcataaggatatatacatatactcgaagcgtcgctagtacagtctgtctctgtacccccgcccatCGTAGCGTcgaatgcaaacgtctctgcaccacgCCCCAAACAGTAGCGTCGAAGCTCAAACGTCTCTGAACTCACGCCCATACCACACCGTAGCGTCGAAGCTCAGACATCTCTGAACTCACGCCCTcatcacatagtccctactcataactatgtatatacatatatatagcagttcttagcatcaatcatttcacacaatcgttgaatcctctattatcctaatTCCAGTTaacaatcaatatcaataatgaacaagcaagactctcaaatagactcgattcacaaagacggatcatgtttcgaaactaaactttccataatggtagtactaaactagctcgggatttaacgaaatagccctcaccttagcaatgaagagaagtggtatatatgacctccagctgctcaaatggactccaaatctgaaatcagatcgaaatttcgagtcagaacgcctttcgaacggtttaaaacggatatttacggaaaagtcaactCGCTGGTCAAAGGTCAATCCGGTCAACCCTTGACCAGAAATCAATTTGTCCtaaccgaccggtttaccctaaccgaaccgaaatcaatttaaaccggctaACCGATCGTttaaccgagtcaaccgagttgactcactgagttgactcggacgagttgaccgagtcaccgGCGAGTTACCGGCGACGGTCAACGGCGACGACGGCGGATATTCCGGCGGCGGGGGACGGTGGTCCGGCGGTGGCGACGTTttccggcggcggcgcgtgtaCCTCACGCGCGCGCAGAGGCGAAACTTCCGGAGGCGCGTGCGGCTTCGTCCGGACTCCGATTGAGGCGTTTTTGGTGGCTACGGATTCGTCTCGACGAGAGAAACACGATGGTAGTCTTGGATTCACGAGATTCATCACGGTTAGGAAGTTATGGGCGATTTACTAAACGGAAACGAAACTGAGCTTAAGGAATGCGGTTTCCGGCGATTACCTAGGGTGTTTATCGGTGGTGGCAAGCTGAACGTGGTCACGGCGCACGGttgctccggcgacgagctcaggtgagctttcttccttcttctccttcttctctctctctttctctctctctttctcaagctttaaagaagatggagatggtggggaagaaggtggagatggtggaaGAGAAGGTGGAAGTGGTGGGGTtggagaaagaagtggagatggtggagatagTGGAGATGGTGGGAGTGGTGGGTCATTACAAAATAGTTATGAAAATCTCGTTGTTAATTTCAACATTCATTCACTGTTTTCATGATATTCTCTAATCTTCTATCCATTTATCAATatagtttaatcttttttaatattttaaataaacttaattatttattatatatctacctttttaataatatttccaTAACCATCAtctttgatatttcttttttttttcttctcatagGTTCAAGATTTCTCCATCCTTGGAACGTTTTTTGTTCTGTGATTTGGTATAAAATGTAACTAACCCCACTATATATTTTGGGCTTAGAGAATGATGATCTCCAccataaatataaaactaatattaaGATTCCGAAGCAAGCCCCGTTAGGACATGATTAACTCCGATTTTTTAGCAGAGGTTTTTAATTCATGATTTGACACtttattggttttttttttagataattttcGGTTAAGAACCGTTTCTTATCCGAAATTAAGAATCTCAGTTAAGAGGTTGGGGTTAATGATGGTCTTAAGCTTGCAAATAAAATTACTTGCATTACATCACTTGAGAATCAAAAATAACACACTTACGTGCATGATTCACTATAATTAACTTTAGGTGTATATATCTTATACATTTTTTCTCGATTACATTatgaatattattatatttcgaaacaaaaaaaaatcttcgatTATTTTGTTCTCTTCATCAGTCACTTGACGAGATGTAGAGGAACCGGAAGAGAAAGAGGCAACAAAGGTTCATGAACAATCCCAACAGATGTCTTGCAATGATCAGAGCTCACCATCTTCTCCATCTCCATAATCTCGTTGATAAGTCCCATTAATATCCTCTCCATAGCTTCACCATCGGTCCAATCTCTAACCGTGGCCTTAACCAATGCCGGATTTTGACTAATCAAATCCCAAACCGGAAAATTCTTCCTTGGCATCATGTAATCTTCAGCTTTGAGTCTAAGACTAGGACAATAATCACCAGCACCATCTCCTAGGTAGATCATCTTCATATTCTTTCCTTCTTTGGTAAAAGAAGCTTGAATCCTCTCAATAATCAAACTCTAttacaattataaaataaaattattaattataacaGTAGAAACACAAACCCGAATCCCTATAGATTCAGCATATGACATGTGTTGAtagtatatataacaaaaaattcatGTATACCTTGCACATGTTAGGAGGGCAACGAGAGCAACCATGGGAAGATTTGGTGAAGTCATTGTAAGGAGAGATTCTTAACCTTCCTTGTTCATCTACAAGTCCAGGGTTTGTGTTAATCTCTGAGAAATACTCACTAATCCCGAGATGTTCAACAATGGTTTCGATGAAGAACGTGTTGGCATCACTCACTATTCTCAGCTCGCACCTGAAATATTACCAGGATTATAATGGATTATTCATTACTATAAGTCTTaatctttaataaataaaaaatctctaatcaaataaattaatttaaaattttgatttaccCTAAAGCATGAGCGGACTTGATGGCAGGGATGACACGAGGATGAATAGGGATCCTTCTCAATACTTGTTTGATTTCTTCAATGGTTTTACCATGATCATGAAGCTCCTTCATCATCCGATCCTGTTAcgtaaaaaaaagacaaatatgTTTTAGCTTAAATTTCGAGAATCTTGACGAACACGGAAAAAAAGCCCTaacagagaagagagagagatggatgaTGAACAAACCATGAGAGAGTTCCAAGGCATTGTGGGGAGAAGCTGTTCGAACAACTCGGTGAAGCCAAGCTCATCGACGACCCAGTTATCACTGTCCACGTCGATGATCGTCTTGTCGAAATCGAATACGATGACAATGTTGTTCTTGTTAGCCATTGTTCCGACAAAACAGAGAAAGACTCTTGCGGGAAACCTTAAAGTTTGTTAGGTATCTGTGTGATTATTATAATGAATGTGGAGGAGATGAATGTGGTTTATATACAAGTGGAGAAGAGAGAAACGAATATGGACTTTTTCAGAAGATGCCATTGGAATATTACTTTGAGAGTATGCTAAGAAAGAATTGGTATTtggttcttattttttttaaaccgtTGGATCTAATGATGGTTTTGGTCAGATGTTGACTAGGTGTGCTGATCCGACGGTGTTTGACGCCTCTTGGTTTATTTTCTGgggtattattattatttaactcAGTTTGGCTTGTTAATAGTTTGTTTAAAGTGGGATTTTAGGCAGCTGAGAAGACACGTGAATGAGATAAAAGAATATTCCACCTATTAATCCGttccaattttttatttatttattagaataaattcttaccaaataaaaaaagattttgtcttgaaaaaatactaaaccaaaaaaaagtatacgcaatgtatattgattttttttcttcaaacggttattctattactcaaacgcaatatattttgatttctttcttCCTTTTGCATGGGATATATATGGATGATATTTTACTACCGAGTGACACATTTGCTCTTGCTTATGTATATTAGCTTATGATATTTCTCAAttaaattacattttatttCGTGTTTTCGGCATCACATTCTTTTATAGGGAGAATAATTTTGTTcgaatgaaacaaaaattatgcATGGTTAGTGGTTTTATCTAATAGGTTACACGCTTTGTCGACAAAGCTAAGGCCACAAACCTATCACTCGGTTGGACTAAACCTTAAAACGTAGcatttatcaaaatttaaagtGTGAAATACATGTGGGGATTGCATCAGAAGGCACTAGCGAGTTGAGGAGGAAAGTTGAAAGGAATATTCTTTGAGTTAAGGATCATCATATTTCTTTGGTGGCCACATCTTTCAATCAATATTCATCCATTTgatttcttcaattattttttttctaaaattgaaaGCAATTTCAGCCGATCACCAAGTCTTAGTATGACAACACAACACTGTATGTGTATAtctctatttataaaatattcataatatatCTGGAATTTATCTGACTATATCAGAAAGATCCCCATCAAAACATTGTTCTTTTATTCCTCTTCCTCACGTCTTTAGACAACTATTGTAATATTAGACAACTATTGTAATATCAAAGGAAGTATTTTTTTAGTTGTAAATCTGTAGAGCCACGAAAATCCATAGTAGGGACGATTCGTCACTCTAGAACAACTAGttgaatggttttttttttttttgaatatatgttaaatttattcaaaaaaataaataacattctTACAACTAGTgcatcagttttttttaaaaaactatggAACTTCTATGTAAATGATAGAAAATTGTGTGTCATCTTGTGGCAAGCCACAGATATATATAGACCTGCTGTCAGTTTGAAGTTTCCCTGTTGGCGAAAAGCTAAGCATCGATCCCGAACTTGTCGATCCACCATTCTCGCAAGTGTTACTGCTGTAATAGGTGTAGTAGCCCCATGTCTCATATCATTCCTTTCTTTCCACAGTGAGTATATTGTGGCTTGGATGGTGTACCTTGTGAGGAAAGTCTCAAGTAGACCTTGATTAGTGTCCATACTCAGGTCCATTAATTCCGACCATCTTGTAGTGAAATTTGCCTGCAACAGACCAGACATTAAGAGTGACCAGACCTCCGATGAGGTAGACGCATTCGAAAAACAGATGCTCCCGAGTTTCCAAGCTAGTTGAATGGTTTAAATTTCATTATCTTATAACATAAAACCACAGTTCTGTCTAACGTCGCATGGCCATATTATGTTATGGATATATATATTCTCCATATTATCCTCTATACTTGAAGCCATTTTTAGTATAATTAGAGTTCTGTGTTTATCATCTACTAAGCTCAATAATCAGCAATGACAATGGCAGATCGTGATAATATGTAGTCAAAGATGATACTGTTCTCAACATTGAGGATATGAGGATTTGAGGATACAAGTAATTTTTTATTGTGGGTAGCAGTAAAAATTACAAAAGGGTGTCTGGAAATACAATTGAAAAGAGAGACATATAGAGAGCATACGGAGTgttcaagaagaaaaagatatgACAAAAGAATCAATTAACAAATTGCAACACAGACCCTTCCCAACGTCTcatacttgaaaaaaaaaatcccacaCAACATAAGCTGTTTCTTCTTAAAAGAGTAATAGAATCGAAGCTAAAAGAAAGAGGACAACCTAAGTAGGAAGGGTGGTTCAGATATTTCAGAAAATTACCCTTATGGTAAAAAAGATTTCTCCTTTACTTCCCCAACCCAACAATTTTTACCGTCTAACTCCTGAAAGATTATACTGTTTCTTCTTCCATGGACAGCGTTGCAGTGACTGGTCAGGCTTTGGTCTTGGTCACAGCATAACTCTGTTACTACTACACCTTTTTTCTGGTTACATAATCACTTTGGTAGAGCTAAAAAAGAGCGAGAGAGAGTCTGGAAAAATGAAAGGAAAGTTAAATTGGAGCAAGCTGGTTCcatgtttttttcttccatCTCTCTCACCAGTTCATGCATAGTACATGTACAAGCTGTTCGCTGCTGCACAAGCAATTGAGTTCTCTGTTGGGTGCCAAGCCATGTGCAGCAACTTatttgtgaagtcatatccgttCCCATTCGCCTCTGCTCCTGGACTCTCTGATCCTGCGTCCAAACACAATTTTTCACTACAGAAGAAGACAGTAAAAGCTTTGAATGAGTAGATTGTAACTACTACCAACTAACCTCGTCTAACCATACGTGTCATGCTGCTAATAGTTCTGGAAGGTCTTGCAGGTGTCTGGATTTGCCTCCTAATATAATCAATGGATGCAAAAAATTGCAATTGATCAACATAAATCTATAACTTGGGGTTAAACTATCAatgttctctgttttttttatttacctcATAGGGTTTTTGCTAGCTTCCAAAGTTGCAGCTTCAGTACTTCCTTGAGACGCTCCAAATACACGGAATAGATTGCTGGTTTCAAGCACAATAAGTTTAGTCATTTCTTCATCCCTTATATAAGATAGAATAGTATTGGAATTGACCAAAACACAAGCAAGCAAGAACCTGTAAGAGCCTGTTGCTACCCTCAATCCATCACCACTTAGGCAACACTCGAATTTATCAAAGATGGAGTCATTTTCATATAGATCGCATAGCTGCAAACGCGGTAAAAACATAATGTGGTTAGTTTTCAAGAAATAATCATCAAGTAAGAGATGCCCACAGATAGAAGCGCTTACCTTGGGTCTCAGATGTTCATGAACCTGATAAGATGCAACCGGACCAGAATCCATGTTTATGTCCCACAGCTGAAACGTCAGAAAGGGCAAATATCAGAAACTACTAAAGGTTACACTTATGTTGgccaaaaattagaaaatgtgAATCAGATGATTTCCAAACCTTGAGGGTCATGTAATCGCGGCTAAGTATGTATCTCccatcttttgaaaatttaatatctgAAATGGAGGCAATTATCTCTGTGAAAAATGATCTGGAACCAGGCGCTTCCGGTTCTTCAAACCTAAGATATGAAGTAGCAAAGGTCAGTGGTCTGAAACTTTAGTCTAATAATCTTCACTTGCAAGTCATTTCTGACAAGATATGAGACTTGTCTACTTATTTATATCCCTTCTTATTTAGAATTTTACCCTTTTCGATGAAGGATGAGGATAACAGAACTTACAATTTAGTATGAGAATCACACAGAGCTGATTGCCTCATATCAATCAAACGGATGGAGCCTTTTGAGCTGCTATATGCGAGCATATTACAATGGATTGGATGAAACTCAGCAGATGTAATAACCTCTGCAGACACCATGTAGTATTCAAAACATGCTCGACGAGCATATATCTTATATAGTAAACGTGAAAATAAGAGAATTTCAAAATATGGAGGTGAAAACATATACGTGAAAATAAGACAATACAAAACATAACTGATAAAAAGGGAAGGAAGCATACCAGTTAAGTCCTCCATGTTTGTAGGCTTAACATCAACAATGTTGAAGCTCTGGTTGCTGATTTCCAAATTCCAGAGATTTACGCGCAGATCATCGGCAGAAATGAAGGTTTCTCCATCGCTTCAAAGTTTAGAAAAACATACATCAGTGCAATGGAGAAAACAATGCACTGTAAGGCATGTACGTACTAGTTGTGAAATTTAATATCAACTAAATTCGTTAATGAGAATGGTAGCACAACAAGACGTGAAAAgacatgtataataaaattctaaaagtgtatttaaatatttactgaGATGGAAAATCAAGGAGAAAGACAGTAAAAATGTGGTTATAAACATATCACGAGTGAAACATATAAAAACTTAGGAAAAAGAATACCTGCTGTTTGAGATTGAATTAATATGGTAATCATGTGCATGAGCATACACTCTTCGGCATCTTGCCACAAGGCTTGTCTCCAGGCTAGTCACCTAGATATGCAGAACGACCCATTATTCCAAGCGAAGTATCAATTGACTAATGCATGTCACAAATTTGTACTGAGCTTTAGTTACAACATAAGGAAAGATGGCAGCTAGTAAACTCCCTACATTTCACAACTCAAGTAGTAGGAAAACATGCACACCTTCCAGTCTCAAAGTACAAAGCAATCAAATAGATCACTGGATCAACTCTTTATACTGGAATCAAGCTAAAGGCATTCAGCAAAAATAATATAGTAGACATGCTGGATATAAATATGCATATAGTTTTTCAAATCCTGAAActaaaaactttcaaaataatactGCGTTTAAGTACAACTACCACAGGCAAACGCAGAGATGGGAGGCCTCCTGGAGGGAAGGAAAATTTGCTCAGGTAGTCATGCGCTGGATCAGCATGTACTCCATTAGCAACTACTGGAGGAGGGCTACTTGAACTCGGTTGACCTGGAGTTTTCGACGGATCAATATTCATTTCACTAATTTTCTTGATCTTCTTCTCTTGTACCTGCTCGATCAAAAATGAGTAAG
The window above is part of the Brassica napus cultivar Da-Ae chromosome C8, Da-Ae, whole genome shotgun sequence genome. Proteins encoded here:
- the LOC106358581 gene encoding U3 small nucleolar RNA-associated protein 25, producing the protein MAPNSKAVSKRHRPHEKYDKKRETKKAKLVEKEAVTNHPTEEDDLDSSEEEEDPIEDEPEAVVYRKPTTYDNLLASLGSSNKAVADMNKRRQREEEGKSDTEGDDDDSGSEDQISTDGEDDEIQGDDQGLTENTEKENNDNHSEEEDSDRYETDEELELSTNGQPLVDASSSASAFNEHLSHILSSEELKTLPEGKWKFKWEAPAIDMPNCRWKGTRHNFLDAVQSDAPYGLKPKLFKHWLQLYQKSGGKDFDSSKRRRFFSICNSYLDILHCNKRPFYNKGREEDSSAMDAYLMHSLNHIFKTRDLVKKNESKIAKHRETSEEEILSDDGFLDQGFTRPKVLILLPMRSIAFRVVKRLIQLTPESQRVNVEHLDRFNAEFGCEDESDDDDEKTSKNGKSTTHKSSKPSDWQALFGEKNSDDEFMLGIKHTRKSIRLYGDFYSSDMIIASPLKLHMAIGQAEENKERDVDYLSSIEVLIIDHADIISMQNWSFLATVVDHINRLPTKQHGTNVMRIRPLYLDGQARFYRQSIILSSYLTPEMNGLFNRQCLNYKGRIKLACEYKGVLEKVLLPVRQIYERFDADSMTQADNARLEYFTKKIFPKIKDSVQGGVMIFIPSYYDFVRVRNYLKSQNASFCLLGDYTKNADISRAREWFFAGSRKIMLYTERAYFYRRYKIRGIKNLIFYSLPERKEFYPEIMNMLDEGSYDMMSTALFSRFDLLKMERIVGTAYANRMISSDKSIFAFC
- the LOC106356588 gene encoding inorganic pyrophosphatase 2, whose amino-acid sequence is MANKNNIVIVFDFDKTIIDVDSDNWVVDELGFTELFEQLLPTMPWNSLMDRMMKELHDHGKTIEEIKQVLRRIPIHPRVIPAIKSAHALGCELRIVSDANTFFIETIVEHLGISEYFSEINTNPGLVDEQGRLRISPYNDFTKSSHGCSRCPPNMCKSLIIERIQASFTKEGKNMKMIYLGDGAGDYCPSLRLKAEDYMMPRKNFPVWDLISQNPALVKATVRDWTDGEAMERILMGLINEIMEMEKMVSSDHCKTSVGIVHEPLLPLSLPVPLHLVK
- the LOC106358582 gene encoding serine/threonine protein phosphatase 2A 55 kDa regulatory subunit B beta isoform, encoding MNGGGGGGDGAASSGGGPPPPLEWRFSQVFGERTAGEEVQEVDIISAIEFDKSGDHLATGDRGGRVVLFERTDNKDNGGSRRDAEQMDYTVRHPEFRYKTEFQSHEPEFDYLKSLEIEEKINKIRWCQPANGALFLLSTNDKTIKYWKVQEKKIKKISEMNIDPSKTPGQPSSSSPPPVVANGVHADPAHDYLSKFSFPPGGLPSLRLPVVTSLETSLVARCRRVYAHAHDYHINSISNSSDGETFISADDLRVNLWNLEISNQSFNIVDVKPTNMEDLTEVITSAEFHPIHCNMLAYSSSKGSIRLIDMRQSALCDSHTKLFEEPEAPGSRSFFTEIIASISDIKFSKDGRYILSRDYMTLKLWDINMDSGPVASYQVHEHLRPKLCDLYENDSIFDKFECCLSGDGLRVATGSYSNLFRVFGASQGSTEAATLEASKNPMRRQIQTPARPSRTISSMTRMVRRGSESPGAEANGNGYDFTNKLLHMAWHPTENSIACAAANSLYMYYA